Part of the Elusimicrobiota bacterium genome is shown below.
GGGAACCGGGAAAGGAGGGCGGTCCGTCCCGATTCGATAAAAAACGCGGCCCCTCCGACGACCAAAACCGCCATGAAAAAAGATTGAAAGGGCGAGAACCCGCCGAAGGGACTCGAGAGGAACCACGTCAGAAAAACCGCGGCCAAAAGAATCCAGAGGCGGAATTTTCGGGAACGAACAACACCGCCCCAGGTCCCCATCGGGAGGAGGAACACGCCGGAAAAAAAAGCCAGGAAGACGAGAATGTGGCTCCAGGCGAAGGATTGCATCACCCGTTTGGAGGATTCGGTGAGGTGCACGGCCCCGTAGGTGGCGATGTTCCAAAAACTCCAGAGACCCAGGACGACGAAGGGGATGGCCAGGGCGGCCAAGCGCGCGGGCCGGCGGCCGGATTCCCGATCGAACCACCACAGGAGGCCCGCCAGGGGCACCACCGTGGCCGCGGTGTATTTGGTGACGATGGCCAGCCCCATGAACGTCCCGGCGAAAATCAGCCATCCCGCCGACCGGCGGCGCAGGCCTTCAAACCAGCCCCACAAGCCGCCCAGGAAAAAGACCAACATGGTGGAATCGATGAGCAAGGCGTGGGACGACAGCCAAAAGGCCGGCGTCAGGGCGGCGAGAGCCGCGGCGGGCCCCGGCGGCACCGCGAACCGCTGGGCGAGCAAATAGAGAAAAACGATCGCCGCCCCCGACACAAAGAGGGAGAGCAAACGCACGGCCCACAAGCGCCCGCCGGTGAATTTCCAAAAGAGGGCCAGCAGGTAGTGGTGAAGGGGCGGGTTGACCATCCGGGGCGGCTGGCCCCGCTCCCAGCCGACGTTGTCCACGCCGGCGTCGTCGGCGATGAAGTCGTAGGGCCGCGCCGGATGTTCCAGCAGGCCCCGGGCCATCAGGAGGTGGTAGTGGTCGTCGACGAAATAGGCGCGCCCGATGAACGGCAGGCCCAGCAGAACCGGGAGAAGGCCGAACCACAGCGCGGCGGGAATTTTCTTGGTCACGAAGGCATTATAGCGAATCAAAAAGTGGGGCCATGGAACGCGTTGGCGATCCATGGCCCCGTTGGCGTTTGCGGCGGCCTGTACACCGAGTCCTGTCCCCGTCGGCGACCGACGGGGCCGGATCATTTCTCTGGGCCCGACGTCGCCGTCGGGCTCAAGCGGTCCACCGGGAACGTCGCCCCCCTTGCGGGGGACGGGGGCCGGGCCGGCCCGCGCGCGTTCCCTACGACCTTTCTCCGGACGGGGTTTGCCGCCCCCCGTCTCTCGACGGGGGACCGTGAGCTCTTACCTCGCGATTTCACCCTTGCCGTCCCCCCTCGCGGGGGTCTTGGGCGGTGTGTTTTCTGTGGCACTTTCCGTCGGGGGCAAACGCCACCCCCCGCCTTCCCGTTGGGAAGCGTCCCGCCCTGCGGGGCCGAAGCCCCCGGAGCTCGGACTTTCCTCCGCGGCCGTTTTCGCCGCGGCGATCCGGCGGCCGCCGTAAATCAGTGCGTCTTCTTCTTGGCCTCGTCCAGGGCCCGGTTCGCCAGGGCGTCCGCCCGCGTGTTGTGGGCGTGGCCCGAGCGCATGATGTGCTGCACCGTCAGCGCGTCGAAGCGAACGGCGAGGGCTTTGGCCCGGGCCAGCAACGCCTTCATTCGCTCGTCCTTGGCGCGGTACTCGCCGTTGAACTGCTTCACGACAAATTGGGAATCCGTGACCACGCGGGCGCGGCGGGCGCCGGCCCGGGACAATTCCTCCAGCGCGCGGATCAGCCCTTCGTATTCGGCCACCTGGTTGGTGTTGATCCCGATGGCGACCCCGAGCTCCCGCACGGTCCGGTCCGCCGGGTCGACAACCACCAGGCCGAAGGACGCCGGGCCCGGGTTGCCCCGGGAGGCGCCGTCGCAATAGGCCGTCCAAACGCCGTCGGCGGCCGAAGAAAAAAGAGGGAGTTGGGTCAGGAGGCGACGGCGGGTTTGGGAACGATGTAGAGGATTCGCGAACAGCTGTCGCAGGCCACGATTTCCTTGCCCTTCATGGCCTGGTTGACCGTGTCGGCGGTCAGGAGCGTCCGGCAACCGCCGCAGGTCATGCCGTTGACGGGGACCACCACCGCGAACCCGGGGCGGCCGCGCTGAACGGCCTCGTAGCGGTCCCGCGCGTCGGCCGGCGCCGACGCGGCGAAGGCGTCCCGGTCGGCGGTTTTGGCGGCCACGACGGCGTTCCCCTCGGCCTCTTCGGCGTCCAGGGCGGCGATCTTTTTTTCGAGGTCGGTCCGCTCCCGCTGAGCGGCGACGTCGTCTTCCTTGGATTGTTTTTGGAGTTTTTCGATGGATTCCATCAACACCAACACCTGGTCTTCCAAAGCGGTTTTCTGCTGTTTGGAGGCCTCAATCTCCAGCAACAGGGCCTTGTAGGCGTCGTTGGATTTGACGCTGTTGAGCTGCCCCGAGTGTTTTCGGATCTGCTGGTCCTGGGTGTCGATTTCGATCTCGAGGTTTTTCTTCTGGACCTGGGCGTCGGTCAGGGCTTTCTTGCCGGCTTCAAAACGGGCGGCGGAAGCGGCGATCTGGGCTTTGAGGGCGGAACGCTCGGGGGACAGGCGGGCCACCGACGCGCGCAACGCGTCGAGCTCTTTGTCCATTTCCTGCAGGCGGATCAACGACGCGATTTTCTCGTTCACGGGTCTTCCTCGTTTTCCGGCGGCCCCGGGGGGCGCGCCCGTCCCGTCTGGCGACGACGTCCAGGGTCGGGACAGCACCGACGATGGATTTCAATTGGGACGGTGCCCGGCCATCGCTCCGGTGGGTGGTATAGGGATTGAACCTATGACCTTTCGCGTGTGAGGCGAACGCTCTGCCGCTGAGCTAACCACCCACCGGAGCGACGAAGGCTCATTATACAAGATTGTCAAATTTGGGCCCTGGTGGAGTTGAACCACCGGCCAACCCGTTATGAGCGGGACGCTCTAACCGTTGAGCTAAGGGCCCGACGGGAATTCGGAGCCTCTGGCTCCGCCGTCCCGTCAAACTTGTCATCCAAGTCGGGACGGCACCGACGTCGGAAATAAGAGTCGGACGGTGCCGTCGGGTATTTGGCCTCTGGCCAAATGCCCGGCTAAATTTTGGAATTCGGAGCCCGTCGAGCGGCCCCGCCGCTTCAAACGCCCTGGGGCTCTGACCCAGGGTCTGGCTCCGCCGTCCCGTCAAACTCGATCATCCAAGTCGGGACGGCACCGACATCGGAAATATAAGTTGGACGGTG
Proteins encoded:
- a CDS encoding ribonuclease HI family protein: MVVDPADRTVRELGVAIGINTNQVAEYEGLIRALEELSRAGARRARVVTDSQFVVKQFNGEYRAKDERMKALLARAKALAVRFDALTVQHIMRSGHAHNTRADALANRALDEAKKKTH
- a CDS encoding glycosyltransferase family 39 protein, whose translation is MTKKIPAALWFGLLPVLLGLPFIGRAYFVDDHYHLLMARGLLEHPARPYDFIADDAGVDNVGWERGQPPRMVNPPLHHYLLALFWKFTGGRLWAVRLLSLFVSGAAIVFLYLLAQRFAVPPGPAAALAALTPAFWLSSHALLIDSTMLVFFLGGLWGWFEGLRRRSAGWLIFAGTFMGLAIVTKYTAATVVPLAGLLWWFDRESGRRPARLAALAIPFVVLGLWSFWNIATYGAVHLTESSKRVMQSFAWSHILVFLAFFSGVFLLPMGTWGGVVRSRKFRLWILLAAVFLTWFLSSPFGGFSPFQSFFMAVLVVGGAAFFIESGRTALLSRFPLDVFLWLWLLSASLQMIYVMQWVAARYFLTLLPPVVFLTLRRWGEDLKLFPQRRGRRLAGWVGALAVAGGALGLADYLQAETGRWIIRDVAAAGWLTHGRTGYFLGDSFTGSDLKDAGWKPAFESTIFRPGDLLLRSEVIMPRWWFNPRGLRPLARYEYPWRFPLRVMDNLGAAGFYASAWGALPYTLSKEPLDRYTLFEVVATSVPAAPPGARPRR